A part of Crassostrea angulata isolate pt1a10 chromosome 5, ASM2561291v2, whole genome shotgun sequence genomic DNA contains:
- the LOC128183092 gene encoding uncharacterized protein LOC128183092 yields MDTLRHLLTAVCLLGCIQLTWGTCTKPALPANAYALTEDKTSYAVGDKYTIVCLPSYTLTGESDLICQTGGTWSASPPTCLSNSAVDLPWYVLLLCVVAGLILIPCCLPRIIFCCLNKKKKEEPDDEKALYAGGQKGGGMWRSGHANPVTPITDSGKHKLSHM; encoded by the exons ATGGATACATTGCGTCATCTATTAACGGCCGTATGTCTTCTGGGCTGTATCCAGCTCACATGGG GTACGTGCACAAAGCCGGCCCTACCGGCCAACGCTTACGCCCTGACGGAGGATAAGACGTCGTATGCCGTGGGGGACAAGTACACGATCGTTTGTCTACCCAGCTACACCCTGACTGGGGAGTCAGACCTCATCTGTCAGACGGGGGGCACCTGGTCAGCTAGCCCCCCTACCTGTTTATCAAATA GTGCGGTGGACCTGCCCTGGTACGTGTTACTGCTGTGTGTGGTGGCCGGGCTCATCCTCATACCCTGCTGTCTACCCAGGATTATTTTCTGCTGCTT AAACAAGAAGAAGAAAGAGGAGCCGGACGACGAGAAAGCCCTGTACGCGGGGGGTCAGAAAGGAGGGGGCATGTGGAGGAGTGGCCACGCTAACCCAGTCACGCCCATCACCGACAGCGGCAAACACAAGCTCTCTCACATGTGA
- the LOC128183080 gene encoding C-C chemokine receptor type 8-like, protein MVNIAALVNVTMSVPTRNTTDNITTKNNTYPYHKLDRTPVITSVSVISVLAVVSNLTLLFVIISRKQLRSNVFLWNVAGMCVSNLLFGTITNALGDSRFIYKEWLHGTILCKVFSVFDLTSTHIMSMIQITIVISLFLKVKLSLSPPSDITSRIWTILPYILFSLPWLGEVALIPVVILGEMNDLPDYAKKYGSLMCFHFLEKNTRQAGVVLVNIFFFIILVLSIAVFLYYRFKKASYDRLLADDAMRQDETLRSMLIASLASTGMFCLLFAPFVYMMLHLVFCRSSWCRPNIRLFDAFYVTGCVTYAATPLAWFMHNDIKCVFVEVLDKVKGKLRSTLTLCSGCCRTKLESITVEWNPKQSDVMNQDK, encoded by the exons ATG GTTAACATTGCAGCATTGGTAAACGTCACAATGTCAGTACCAACGAGAAATACAACTGACAATATCACCACCAAAAACAACACCTACCCTTATCACAAATTGGACCGTACCCCGGTCATCACTTCCGTTTCCGTTATCAGCGTCCTGGCTGTCGTCTCCAACCTGACCCTGTTGTTCGTCATTATTTCCCGGAAACAGCTTCGCTCCAACGTGTTCCTGTGGAATGTGGCTGGCATGTGTGTCTCTAATCTGCTCTTCGGCACAATTACCAATGCGCTTGGTGACAGTCGTTTCATTTACAAGGAATGGCTCCACGGGACCATCCTCTGTAAAGTGTTTTCTGTGTTTGACCTAACTTCGACGCACATCATGAGCATGATCCAGATTACCATAGTAATCAGCCTCTTTTTGAAAGTAAAGCTGTCCCTTTCACCGCCCTCCGATATCACTTCACGCATCTGGACCATTCTCCCTTACATTCTGTTTTCTTTACCCTGGCTCGGTGAAGTAGCATTAATACCAGTGGTTATCTTGGGGGAAATGAACGATTTGCCAGATTACGCAAAGAAATACGGCTCATTAATGTGTTTCCATTTTCTTGAGAAAAACACCCGACAAGCCGGTGTTGTATTGGTCAACATTTTCTTCTTCATAATCCTTGTTCTCAGCATTGCAGTATTCCTATATTACCGCTTCAAAAAAGCTTCTTACGATCGCCTGCTGGCAGATGACGCAATGCGTCAGGACGAAACGTTGCGTTCCATGTTAATAGCGTCTCTTGCGTCAACAGGCATGTTTTGCCTGTTGTTTGCACCGTTTGTGTATATGATGTTGCATTTGGTTTTCTGTAGGAGTTCCTGGTGCCGGCCCAACATAAGGTTATTTGACGCCTTCTACGTAACCGGATGCGTCACGTACGCCGCGACGCCTCTCGCTTGGTTCATGCACAACGACATCAAGTGCGTCTTTGTTGAAGTCTTAGACAAAGTAAAGGGAAAGTTGCGGTCTACACTGACTCTGTGTAGCGGCTGCTGTAGAACTAAGCTGGAGTCCATCACTGTAGAATGGAACCCGAAACAGAGCGATGTAATGAACCAAGACAAGTAA
- the LOC128183648 gene encoding uncharacterized protein LOC128183648 produces MDTLGSPQAVVRCSLCQACMATINCKYCHLNMCKDCADKHMTEHKVESANQNRSSLMYPKCQTHVNVHCMLHCGHCGIYICGQCISSKKHQNHDVIGILENIKKVKKRATQRDLVELEQSLFPIYREIASDIKAKKYDLHRNSRELTTFIDKQGEGLHREIDKIIAIWKEKLAETDSNYQACLGKQEAEITRTISEITQNVADLKKILDSNDVPLLLRYTYKNAEFKELPPKITVTLPKFTPREIHSKRISELFGSLSALSFTTVAVMHSYNNLTQEIKTSFPENLDIEIPNAVTVINTGYENIYSVSCLNDRELWTCGDDKIMKLFNLRGELVTSKSIPTNSGNKPSDIAVTRSGDIVYTDFKDRTVNIVKNEQIQPIRLRDWRPRGVCSTSSGDLLVITISDDDEQTKVVFYPRCITTDGQGRILTADKHLRIHILDQDGQFLRLMEYLDLHDPRCLCVDSKDNLYVTECRTGEVKRIQNYM; encoded by the exons ATGGATACGCTGGGCAGCCCCCAGGCCGTTGTCcgttgttccttgtgtcaagctTGTATGGCTACCATAAACTGTAAATATTGCCACCTCAATATGTGCAAAGATTGCGCGGATAAGCACATGACGGAACATAAAGTTGAATCAGCCAATCAGAATCGTTCCTCTCTGATGTATCCCAAATGCCAAACACACGTGAATGTACATTGTATGCTTCATTGTGGACACTGTGGTATTTATATCTGCGGGCAGTGTATCTCCTCCAAGAAACATCAAAATCATGATGTTATCGGTATTTTGGAAAACATTAAGAAAGTGAAAAAGCGGGCAACGCAAAGAGATTTAGTGGAGTTGGAACAATCTCTTTTCCCCATATATCGAGAAATTGCATCAGACATTAAAGCAAAGAAATATGATCTACATAGGAATTCACGAGAGTTGACAACATTTATTGACAAACAGGGGGAGGGCTtacacagagaaatagacaaaaTAATAGCTATATGGAAGGAAAAACTCGCTGAAACGGATTCAAATTATCAGGCTTGTCTCGGTAAACAGGAAGCTGAAATCACACGTAcaatttctgaaatcacacagaacGTTgctgatttaaagaaaattctcGATTCTAATGATGTCCCCCTACTGTTAAGATATACATACAAGAACGCTGAATTCAAAGAATTACCCCCCAAAATCACAGTTACTTTACCCAAATTCACACCTCGAGAAATCCACTCAAAAAGAATTAGTGAACTGTTTGGTTCCCTGTCAGCATTATCATTCACAACAGTAGCAGTAATGCATTCTTACAACAATTTGACCCAAGAAATTAAGACTTCTTTCCCTGAAAACTTAGATATAGAAATACCCAATGCTGTAACAGTCATTAACACGGGGTACGAAAACATATACAGTGTGTCATGCTTGAATGATAGGGAACTATGGACATGTGGTGATGACAAAATCATGAAACTCTTCAATCTTCGAGGAGAACTAGTTACTAGTAAGTCCATTCCAACCAATTCAGGGAACAAGCCATctgacatagcagtgacaaggagtggagACATAGTGTATACTGATTTCAAAGACAGAACTGTAAACATAGTGAAGAATGAACAGATACAACCAATCAGACTACGGGATTGGCGACCACgtggtgtctgtagtacctcctctggtgacctcctggttatCACAATTAGCGATGATGATGagcaaacaaaagtt GTATTCTATCCACGCTGCATTACCACAGAcggccagggtcggatcctgacagctGACAAACATCTCCgaatccacatcctggatcaggacggacagttcctccgacTGATGGAATACCTTGATCTCCACGACCCCCGCTGTTTGTGCGTGGACAGCAAAGACAATCTCTATGTGACCGAATGCCGCACAGGGGAAGTGAAGAGAATCCAAAACTACATGTGA